The following is a genomic window from Actinomadura sp. WMMB 499.
CCGCCGAGGTCGCCGCCGGTGTAGGCGGGGACGCCGGTGACGATGCGGAAGCTCCCGTCCCGGTTCGGCTTGAAGCTCAGCCGCACCGTCCTGTCGTCGACGATCTCCGCCGTGACGTCGCGCCCGTCGGCGGTCAGCGCCGCGACGGCGCCCGTCAGGCTGCCCGACGACTCGTCCTCGAAGGTCTCCGCCAGCGCGGCGACGCCGCCGCGCGCGTGGACCGTGGGCGTCCGTCCCTCCCACAGCCGCAGGTCGGCGGTCTGCATCCGGTCCGGGTCGGCGCCGGTGACGTCCAGGACGAACTGGTCCCGGTCGGCCCGCACGTAGCCGCGGGCGGACATCCCGCCGCCCCGCTGGACCAGGTCGCCCTCGTGCAGCCGGAGCCGCCCCCGGTAGTCCTCCGCCTGCATCAGCGGGAGCAGTCCCGGTACGGTCAGCTGCCCGGCCGACTTCAGGTCCGGGAAGGTGTCGGCGCGGTTGAACTGCGCCATGAACCCGTCCTGCGCCCACATGGCGGCGCCGAGGGTGCCGTTGCCGACCGGCATGCTCTGGTACGCCTGCCATCCCGGGCTCTTCAGCACGAAGTCCGATCTCGACACGACCCCGGCCGTGTCGACCCGCAGCTCCCCGTGCCGCCACGCCGTCGTCTGCCGGGCGCCGGGACCGTCGGCGACCGCCGCGGTGCCCGTCCCCAGGAGCGCCCCGGCCGCGAGCACCGCGACCGCGCCCCGCCAGCCGTTCCTCACGTTCTCAGCCCTCTCAAACCGTTCCTCCTCCGGTTGGTCAATCGATTGACTAGATCGATCGGATCGAGTGTCCCACGTCACTCCGGACTCGGGCAAGATCCGTTTCCCCAGGAGGCGGGGGCCGCCCTCCCCTGGAGAGCGGCCCCCGGGCGGCGGTCAGCCGGTCGTCTCCTCCACGAGGACGGCGTAGAGGTGCGGGTGGCGCTTGGCGAGCGGGTCGAGGTGGTGGCCCATCATCTTGTCGTTGGACTCCCGCAGGTCGAGCTCCAGGAGGAGCTGCTCCTCGAACCCCGGCCGCGTCCAGTAGCCGGTCGGGTAGCGCATGACCGCGATCGGCTGCCCCGGGACGAAGTCGTCCGCCCGCAGCACCTGGCTGCCCAGCCCCGCCGGGTCGTCCAGCCGGTTGACCGAGACCAGGTGGACGCGGTTCTCCTCCGTCCGCTCGGTGGCGGCGACGTGCATGGCCTCCGGCGTGCCCCAGGCGGTGGGGTGGACGATCAGCTCGGCGCCGTCCAGCGCGAGGGCGCGGGCCACCTCGGGCACCCAGACCTCGTCGCCGGTCATGAAGCCGAGCCGCCCGAGCGGGGTCTCGGCGACCTCGAGGGAGTCTCCGGGGGACGCCCACGCGCGGTCGGCATCGGTCAGGTGCGTCTTGCGGTAGCGATGGACGATCGTGCCGGTGTCGTCCACCAGGTGGACGGTCGAGTGGTATCCGCCGCCGGACTCCTCCACGAGGCTCGCCGCCACCCAGATCTTCGCCTCGGCGCAGGCGTCCGCGATCCGCGCCAGCGCCTCGCGGGAAGCGGCCGCCGCCCGCGCGGGATCGGCCGCCACCTCGCCCGGCTCGAAGCAGAACAGCTCGGGCAGGACGCCGAGCCGCGCGCCGGACCGGCCCGCGTGGGAGATCTGGCCGAGGGCGCGGCGGATCGTCCACTCGGTGCTGCGGAAGAAGCTGACCTGCATGACCGCGACCGGCAGCGGGCGGGGCGGCATGCCCGCCGGGGCGGGGCCGTACATCGCCGCGACGGGGACCTCGTCCAGCGGCCGGGCCAGCGGGCCGTACAGGTCCGGACGGCGCCACGCGAACACGTCGGCGACCCCGGGCATCCGCTTGTCGCGGGCCGCGGCGGGATCGATGTCGGCGGTCACGAAGCCCGGTTCGGTCTCGCCCGCGTCGGCGAGCCGGGTCCCGTCCGGCGCGACGATCTGGCTGCCGCCCATCCACGGCCACTCGAGCTCCGGGCCGCCGACGGTGTTCGCCGCGACGTGCCACACGCGGTTCTCCATCGCGCGCAGCGGCACGTGCACGCGGAACTCGTCCGGTCCGCGCGAGTTCAGCGAGTTGCACAGGATCTCCGCGCCGAGCAGCGCGAGCGCCCGCGGCGTGTCGGGGACGATGCCGTCCGCGCACAGCAGCAGCCCGATCCGGCCGAGCGCGGTGTCGAAGACCTCGTACGGCTCGTCGCCCGGCTCGAACAGCGTGTACTCGTAGTCCCAGAGGACGTGCTTGTTGTGGACGCCGACGATCTCGCCGGACGGCCCGATGAGCACGGACGCGATGTGCACGGCCGGCTCGGCGGCCCCGCGCAGGTCGACGCCCACCGCGATGTGGACGCCCAGTTCGGCGGCCGTCGCGCGCAGCCCGGTCAGGAAGGGGCCCGACGGCTCCTCGGCGCGCGCCCAGCACTCGGCGCGGTCGGCGTAGTCGCGGACCCGGTTGGCGTTCTCGGGCAGGACGACCAGCCGCGCGCCCGCGGCGGCGGCCCGGCGCACGTAGCCGTCGCACAGCGCCAGGTTCGCGGCGGGGTCGGGGCCGGAAAAGAACTGCGCGGCGGCGACCCGGATCTTCGTCATTGGAGTGTTCCTCTCGCCGGGGCCGGTCACAGGGTCGCCAGCAGGCGGCCCGCGCCGGGGATCCGGTCGTCGATCCCGTTGGTGCGGTAGGCGTGCCAGAGCGTCGCGGCGTTGATCGCGACCACGGGCTTGCCGAGCTCGTCCTCCAGCTCGGCCGCGACGCCCATCACCGGAAGGTTCGTGCCCGCCTGGACGAGCGCCTCCACGTCCGGGCCGTCCACGGCGGCGAACGCGGCGCGCAGCTCGTCCCGGCCGACGCCGGCGATGGACGTCGCGGACGCGCACTTCAGCCCGCGCACGTCCGCGACCTCGTGGCCGAGTTCGGTGAAGAACCGGCGGACCTGCTCGTCGGCGACGGGCTGGTACGGGGTGACGACCCCGACGCGGGAGACGCCGAGGCGGGCCAGCGCCGCCCGGCACGCGGACGCTCCGGTGGTGACCGGCAGCCCGGACAGCCCGCCGATGAGCCGCTCGAACTCGGCGTTGCCGTCCACCCCGCCCCAGAACGTCTCCGCGCTCATGCCCATGATCAGGTGGTCGGGTTCGCAGGTCAGGACCGACTCGACGGCCTTGCCGATCTCCCCGCGCAGTTCGGTGAGGAAGGACTGGAAGCTCTCGTCGTCGTCGAGGCCGCCGTTGCGGATGAGGATCCGCCCGGCGTGGAACGACACGCCGTCCACGCGGTGGCGGTAGTACTCGTCCTCCACGACGGTGTTGGTGGACGGGACGATCACGCCGAAGACGCGGCGGTCGGCGAGCACGGTGGTCATCGGGTCGTCTCCTCGGCTGCTCGATCGGGGAACCGCGCGGCCAGGCCGGGCAGGCCGAGCAGGTCGTTGAAGTCGGTCCAGGTCATCGCGGGGGCGGGGGCGCGGCCGTCGCGCAGGATGGTCCGGTAGGCCTCGCGCATGGCGGCGGCGCCGGCGAGGGCCGCCGCGACCGGGTACAGCACGAGCCGGGCGCCGGCCCTGCCGAGGGCGTCGGCGGGATCGGCCGGGGGACCGGCCGCCGAGCAGTTCACGACCAGCGGGAGCCCGCGCGCCGCGTCCCGCACCCGCAGCAGCAGGTCCGCGTCCACGACGCCCTCCGCCATGATCGCGTCGGCCCCGGCGGCGGCGAACGCGGCGACCCTGCGCAGCATCTCCGCCGGCCCCGCGGCGCGCAGCGCGTCCGTCCGGGCTATCACCACGAGCCGGCGGCGCACCGAGACGGCCGCCTCGAGCCGGGCCAGCGCCACGGGAAGGTCCACGATCTCGACGCCGGGCGCGTGGCCGCAGCGCTTCGGCTGCACCTGGTCCTCCAGGTGCAGCGCCGCGGCGCCCTCCCGCTCGTAGCGGCGGACGGTCTCGGCGACCTGCGGCGGGTCGCCGTAGCCGGTGTCGGCGTCGGCGACGATCGGCACGCCGGTGCCCGCGACGACGCGCCGCAGCGCGCCGAGCATGTCGCTCGCGCCGGTGAAACCGAGGTCCGGCAGCCCGAGCTCGCTCGCGCCGACGAGCGCGCCGGACAGGTGCACCGCCTCGAACCCCGCGGCCTCGGCGAGGCGCGCGCTCAGCGCGTCGTGGCAGCCGGCCGCCGGGACCGGCGGGCCGGAGTTCAGGGCGCCGCGCAGCCGGTCCGCGGGATGGGTGTCCACGCCGCTCACGTGCCGGTCCCCGTCCACGCGGCGATGACGTCGGAGCCGGTGCGCACGTCGCCGTACTTGGCGTCCAGGTCGAACAGCGCCGCCTCGTGGGGGCGCGGGTCGCGGTCGGCGACGGCGTCGGAGACCACGGCCGGGCGGAACCCGTGGCACAGGGCGTCGACGACGGTGGCCCGCACGCAGCCGCTGGTGCTCACGCCGGCGACGACGACCGAGTCGACCCCGAGCGCGTTCAGCGTTCCGGCCAGGGACGTCCCGAAGAAGGCGCTCGGATACTGCTTGCGCACGGTGAGGTCGCCCGGCCGGGGGACGAGCTCGTCCGGCGGCTCCGCGAGCGGGGAGCCCTCGTCGAACAGCCGGAGCGCGGGCACCTTGCGGTAGAACCAGCCGCCGTCGGCGCCGCCCGGCGCGTAGGAGACGTAGGTGAACACCACGGGGTGGCCGTGCTCGCGGGCGCTGTCCGCGAGCGCGCCGGCGACCGCCGCGGCGGCCGGTGCGGCGGGGGCGAAGAGGGGGCTGTCCGGGGCGAGGTAGGCGCGCACCAGGTCGACGACGAGCAGCGCGGGCCGCGTCCCGAGGCCGAGCCGGCCGCCGAATCCGGCCGCCCGGTAGTCGTCGGCGAGCGGCCGTGCGGCCGCGGTCGCGGGTGCGGGTGCGGGGGGTTCAGACATCGATCTGGATCGCCGCTCGCCGGGCCAGGATGGGGGCGAGGACGTCCGCGACGAGCGCGCGGTGCGCGGGGTGCCGCTGGTAGGCGTGCCAGCCGTCCGCGTCGTCGAAGTCGAGGACCGCC
Proteins encoded in this region:
- a CDS encoding carbon-nitrogen hydrolase family protein encodes the protein MTKIRVAAAQFFSGPDPAANLALCDGYVRRAAAAGARLVVLPENANRVRDYADRAECWARAEEPSGPFLTGLRATAAELGVHIAVGVDLRGAAEPAVHIASVLIGPSGEIVGVHNKHVLWDYEYTLFEPGDEPYEVFDTALGRIGLLLCADGIVPDTPRALALLGAEILCNSLNSRGPDEFRVHVPLRAMENRVWHVAANTVGGPELEWPWMGGSQIVAPDGTRLADAGETEPGFVTADIDPAAARDKRMPGVADVFAWRRPDLYGPLARPLDEVPVAAMYGPAPAGMPPRPLPVAVMQVSFFRSTEWTIRRALGQISHAGRSGARLGVLPELFCFEPGEVAADPARAAAASREALARIADACAEAKIWVAASLVEESGGGYHSTVHLVDDTGTIVHRYRKTHLTDADRAWASPGDSLEVAETPLGRLGFMTGDEVWVPEVARALALDGAELIVHPTAWGTPEAMHVAATERTEENRVHLVSVNRLDDPAGLGSQVLRADDFVPGQPIAVMRYPTGYWTRPGFEEQLLLELDLRESNDKMMGHHLDPLAKRHPHLYAVLVEETTG
- a CDS encoding arylmalonate decarboxylase, which produces MTTVLADRRVFGVIVPSTNTVVEDEYYRHRVDGVSFHAGRILIRNGGLDDDESFQSFLTELRGEIGKAVESVLTCEPDHLIMGMSAETFWGGVDGNAEFERLIGGLSGLPVTTGASACRAALARLGVSRVGVVTPYQPVADEQVRRFFTELGHEVADVRGLKCASATSIAGVGRDELRAAFAAVDGPDVEALVQAGTNLPVMGVAAELEDELGKPVVAINAATLWHAYRTNGIDDRIPGAGRLLATL
- a CDS encoding oxaloacetate decarboxylase — encoded protein: MSGVDTHPADRLRGALNSGPPVPAAGCHDALSARLAEAAGFEAVHLSGALVGASELGLPDLGFTGASDMLGALRRVVAGTGVPIVADADTGYGDPPQVAETVRRYEREGAAALHLEDQVQPKRCGHAPGVEIVDLPVALARLEAAVSVRRRLVVIARTDALRAAGPAEMLRRVAAFAAAGADAIMAEGVVDADLLLRVRDAARGLPLVVNCSAAGPPADPADALGRAGARLVLYPVAAALAGAAAMREAYRTILRDGRAPAPAMTWTDFNDLLGLPGLAARFPDRAAEETTR
- a CDS encoding isochorismatase family protein; this encodes MSEPPAPAPATAAARPLADDYRAAGFGGRLGLGTRPALLVVDLVRAYLAPDSPLFAPAAPAAAAVAGALADSAREHGHPVVFTYVSYAPGGADGGWFYRKVPALRLFDEGSPLAEPPDELVPRPGDLTVRKQYPSAFFGTSLAGTLNALGVDSVVVAGVSTSGCVRATVVDALCHGFRPAVVSDAVADRDPRPHEAALFDLDAKYGDVRTGSDVIAAWTGTGT